A window of the Halichoerus grypus chromosome 2, mHalGry1.hap1.1, whole genome shotgun sequence genome harbors these coding sequences:
- the LOC144378802 gene encoding protocadherin gamma-A3-like yields MTKYLRFKHRRGLTLLCMLLGTLCKTGSGQIHYSVQEELDKGSFVGNISKNLELEPWELAEHGVRIVSRGRTQLFALNLQSGSLVTAGRIDREELCAQSALCLVKFNILVEDKLKIFEVEIEIKDINDNAPDFLTEELLIKIGELTAPGTRFPLKTAFDPDVGMNSLQNYHLSPNDYFSLAVKHVSDGAKYPELVLERALDREQKKVHQLVLIASDGGNPVLSGNLCIQVVVLDANDNPPVFTQPEYQVSVPENLPVGTTLLTVNATDPDEGFNAQVSYILDKMPGNVAQMFDLNSVTGDISIFKSLDYEDATFYEIKIEAQDGPGLLSRAKILVTVLDVNDNAPEIIITSLTGSVPEEATAGREIALINVHDRDSGQNGQVTVFVLGNMPFNLEKSIDQYYRLVTARSLDREQVSEYNITLRATDGGNPPLSTSTHITLRVADINDNPPAFSQSSYSAYIPENNPRGASIFCVTAQDPDSIHNAHITYALTEDTIQGAPLSTYVSINSDTGVLYALRSFDYEQVRDLQLLVTASDSGNPPLSSNVSLSIFVLDQNDNAPEILYPALPTDGSTGVELAPRSAEPSYLVTKVVAVDRDSGQNAWLSYRLLKASEPGLFAVGLHTGEVRTARALLDRDALKQSLVVAVQDHGQPPLSATVTLTVAVADNIPDVLADLGSIRTPADPDDSDLTLYLVVAVAAVSCVFLAFVIVLLALRLRRWHASRLLQASGGGLVGVPASHFVGVDGVRAFLQTYSHEVSLTADSRESHVIFPQPNYADTLISQESCEKSESFLVSQDLLETKGDPNLLQRHPEKKLPREFKKCKEAPEKLNR; encoded by the exons ATGACAAAATATCTGAGATTCAAACACCGCAGAGGACTGACCCTGCTGTGCATGCTTCTGGGGACGCTGTGCAAGACTGGATCCGGGCAGATCCACTACTCAGTGCAGGAGGAGCTGGACAAAGGCTCCTTTGTGGGCAACATCTCCAAGAACCTGGAACTCGAGCCCTGGGAGCTGGCGGAGCATGGAGTCCGCATCGTCTCCAGAGGTAGGACGCAGCTCTTTGCTTTGAACCTGCAAAGCGGCAGCTTGGTCACGGCAGGCAGGATAGACCGGGAGGAGCTCTGCGCTCAGAGCGCACTGTGTCTGGTAAAATTTAACATCCTGGTTGAAGACAAATTGAAAATTTTtgaagtagaaatagaaattaaagacatTAATGATAATGCTCCTGATTTTCTAACAGAGGAATTGTTAATAAAAATTGGTGAACTAACGGCTCCTGGAACTCGATTTCCACTTAAGACTGCATTTGACCCAGATGTGGGCATGAACTCCCTTCAGAACTACCACCTCAGCCCCAATGACTACTTTTCCCTGGCTGTGAAGCATGTCTCTGATGGGGCCAAGTACCCAGAGCTGGTGCTGGAGAGGGCTCTGGACCGTGAGCAAAAGAAAGTTCACCAGCTTGTCCTCATTGCTTCTGATGGTGGAAACCCTGTCCTCTCTGGCAACTTGTGCATCCAAGTGGTAGTTCTGGATGCAAATGACAACCCACCAGTATTTACTCAACCTGAATATCAAGTAAGTGTTCCGGAGAACTTGCCAGTGGGTACCACGCTGCTCACGGTGAATGCCACTGACCCTGACGAAGGATTCAATGCTCAAGTGTCCTATATTCTAGATAAAATGCCTGGGAACGTCGCTCAGATGTTTGATCTCAATTCAGTGACTGGagatatatcaatttttaaaagtctagatTATGAGGATGCTACATtctatgaaattaaaattgaagCACAAGACGGACCTGGTCTCCTTTCAAGAGCTAAGATATTAGTCACAGTTCTGGATGTGAATGACAACGCCCCAGAAATTATAATCACTTCTCTTACTGGATCAGTCCCAGAAGAGGCTACTGCTGGAAGAGAAATTGCCCTTATCAATGTGCACGACCGGGATTCTGGGCAAAATGGGCAAGTCACAGTTTTTGTCCTGGGAAATATGccatttaatttagaaaaatcaatagACCAATATTACCGCTTAGTGACAGCCAGATCTCTAGACCGTGAACAGGTGTCTGAATATAACATCACTCTCAGAGCCACAGATGGAGGAAATCCCCCACTGTCCACGAGTACTCATATCACTCTGCGTGTTGCAGACATCAATGACAACCCGCCTGCCTTCAGTCAGTCCTCCTACTCTGCCTACATTCCTGAAAACAACCCCAGGGGAGCTTCCATCTTCTGTGTGACCGCCCAGGATCCTGACAGTATCCACAATGCCCACATCACTTATGCACTGACTGAGGATACTATCCAGGGAGCGCCTCTCTCCACCTATGTCTCCATCAATTCTGACACCGGTGTCCTGTATGCGCTCCGTTCCTTTGACTATGAGCAGGTTAGAGACCTACAGCTATTGGTGACAGCCAGTGACAGTGGGAACCCTCCACTCAGCAGCAACGTGTCATTGAGCATATTTGTGCTGGACCAGAATGACAATGCGCCCGAAATCCTGTACCCTGCCCTCCCCACCGACGGTTCCACAGGCGTGGAGCTGGCGCCCCGCTCCGCAGAGCCCAGCTACCTGGTCACCAAGGTAGTGGCGGTGGACAGAGACTCGGGCCAGAACGCCTGGCTGTCCTACCGCCTGCTCAAGGCGAGCGAGCCAGGGCTCTTCGCGGTGGGGCTGCACACGGGCGAGGTGCGCACGGCGCGGGCCCTGCTGGACAGAGACGCGCTCAAGCAGAGCCTGGTGGTGGCGGTGCAGGACCACGGCCAGCCCCCTCTCTCGGCCACCGTCACGCTCACCGTGGCCGTGGCCGACAACATCCCAGACGTCCTGGCCGATCTGGGCAGCATCAGGACCCCCGCCGACCCAGACGATTCGGACCTCACGCTGTATCtggtggtggcggtggcggcAGTCTCGTGCGTCTTCCTGGCCTTTGTCATCGTGCTGCTGGCGCTCAGGCTGAGGCGCTGGCACGCGTCGCGTCTGCTCCAGGCTTCCGGAGGCGGGCTGGTGGGCGTGCCGGCCTCGCACTTTGTGGGCGTGGACGGGGTGCGGGCTTTCCTGCAGACCTATTCCCACGAGGTCTCCCTGACCGCGGACTCGCGGGAGAGTCACGTGATCTTCCCCCAGCCCAACTACGCGGACACGCTCATCAGCCAGGAGAGCTGTGAGAAAAGTGAGTCCTTCCTGGTATCTCAAGATTTACTGGAAACGAAAGGAGACCCCAACCTACTTCAG AGACATCCTGAAAAGAAGCTTCCCAGGGAGTTCAAAAAATGCAAAGAAGCTCCAGAAAAGCTGAACCGATGA